The Halorhabdus sp. BNX81 genome includes a region encoding these proteins:
- a CDS encoding arsinothricin resistance N-acetyltransferase ArsN1 family B: MHASLRIATPADASRIRSIYAPYVESTAITFETEAPTTEEMTERIEQSHEQYPWLVCETENEGVVGYATASSLRSKAAYAWAVELTVYVDDDAQQSGVGTALYTSLLEILREQGFVDAYAAVTLPNPASISLHENFAFEPIGTFPAAGHKQGSWHDVQWWHRQLGDRPRDPDPPTPMRGIRDSPALEAALRTGEASLREE, translated from the coding sequence ATGCACGCGTCGCTTCGGATCGCCACGCCCGCAGACGCATCCAGAATCCGGTCGATCTACGCACCGTACGTCGAATCGACGGCGATCACTTTCGAGACCGAGGCCCCGACGACGGAGGAAATGACCGAACGAATCGAACAGTCCCACGAGCAATACCCCTGGCTCGTCTGTGAGACCGAGAACGAAGGCGTCGTCGGCTACGCGACGGCGAGTTCCCTCCGGTCGAAGGCGGCCTACGCCTGGGCGGTCGAGCTCACTGTCTACGTCGATGACGACGCCCAGCAATCGGGCGTCGGCACCGCACTGTACACATCGCTGCTGGAAATCCTGCGCGAGCAGGGTTTCGTCGACGCGTACGCCGCGGTGACGCTGCCGAACCCGGCGAGCATCAGCCTCCACGAGAACTTCGCGTTCGAACCGATCGGAACCTTTCCTGCGGCCGGACACAAGCAAGGCTCGTGGCACGATGTCCAGTGGTGGCATCGACAACTGGGCGACCGACCGAGGGATCCGGATCCGCCAACGCCGATGCGTGGTATAAGGGATTCGCCCGCACTCGAAGCAGCGCTCCGGACGGGTGAGGCGTCGCTTCGAGAAGAGTGA